The following is a genomic window from Staphylococcus capitis subsp. capitis.
CTATGATTTAAATTTCTTAGAAACGCTTCCTTATAATGAAGTTTTGAGTGGTTATGCTGAGGTCTATAAACATGCATTATTGAATGGTAAGGAAGCTACGCAAAATATAGAGGCACATTTTAGTTCTGATAAACAGTTAAAATCTTTAGATCAACTAGACTACTACTTATTTAAAGGCATAGAAACAAAATTGCACATCGTTGTTGAAGACGAAAAAGAAAAAGGTATGAGAAAATTTCTTAACTTAGGTCACACTTTTGGTCATGCTGTGGAATATGAACATAAAATACCACATGGTCATGCAGTAATGATAGGCATACTCTATCAATTTATTGTAGCTAATCAAATGTTGCATACCGAATATGATATTCAACATTTCATTAATTATCTCCAATGTTTAAATTATCCTTTAGAGATTATCCCTAAGCTTAATTTTGAAGACACATATCAATTTATGTTACTTGATAAGAAAAATAACAGTGAAGGTATTCAAATGGTCTTACTTCAAGATTGGGGTAGTCCTATTGTACTTCATGTTGATAAAACGAGACATCTTAAAGCATTTAATCAATTACAGTCATATTTTAGGTAGGTGATAAACATGACTAATAGTGAAGTTATCGACATCAATGGCCCTTTAAAGGGTGAAATAGAAGTTCCGGGAGACAAGTCCATGACACACCGAGCAATCATGCTTGCATCTCTAGCGACAGGTCAAACTACAATTTATAAGCCTTTACTTGGAGAAGATTGTCGCCGTACTATGGAAATATTTGAGTTATTAGGTGTTAAAATAACTGAACATGAAGAGACAATCATTATTGACTCACCTGGTTATCAACAATTTAAGACACCACACCAAGTGTTGTATACGGGGAATTCTGGAACAACAACACGTTTATTGGCGGGACTACTTAGTGGTTTAGGAATTGAAAGCATACTATCTGGTGATGTTTCTATTGGTAAAAGACCTATGGATCGTGTCCTAAAACCATTGTTACAAATGAATGCTCATATTTCAGGTATTGAAGGAAATTATACCCCTTTAATTATTAAGCCATCTATTATTAAAGGTATAGAATATCAAATGGAGGTTGCTAGTGCTCAAGTAAAAAGTGCAATTTTATTTGCGAGTATCTTTTCAGAGGAGGCAACAACCGTCACTGAAATTGATGTGAGTAGAAATCATACAGAGACAATGTTTGAACATTTTAATATTCCAATTGAGATTGAGGGTAAGACGATTCGAACTTCACCTCATGCAATTCAACACATCAAAGCACAGGATTTCCATGTGCCTGGAGATATTTCGTCAGCAGCGTTCTTTATTGTAGCCGCGCTAATTACACCTGGAAGCGATATTACAATTCATAATGTTGGCATTAACCCGACACGTTCAGGTATCATAGACATCGTTGAACTTATGGGGGGTAATATTGAATTAAACAATGTGACTCACGACGCTGAACCTACAGCTTCTATTCGAGTTAAATACACCCCAACTTTAAAGCCAATTACTATTGAAGGTGATATAGTACCTAAAGCGATTGACGAACTTCCTGTAGTCGCATTATTATGTACTCAAGCTTCAGGTACTTGTATTATCAAAGATGCAGAAGAATTAAAGGTAAAAGAAACGAATCGAATAGATACAACTGCTGATATGCTCAATATGCTAGGTTTCAGCCTACAACCAACAAACGATGGATTGATTATACATCCTTCTGAATTTAAAGCGAGTGCAACAGTAGATAGTCAAACGGATCATCGTATAGGTATGATGTTAGCTGTAGCTTCGTTACTAAGTTCTGAACCTTTAACAATAGAGCAATTTGACGCAGTTAATGTATCTTTCCCAGGTTTCTTACCAAAATTAAAGCTTTTAGAAAATGAGGGAAAATAAATTATGGAAGATATCTATAAATTAATAGACGATATCAATCTACAAAAATTAGAGAATTTAGACTCTCGTGTAAACGAAGCATTAAGTTCAAATAACGATGACGCGTTATTTATCTTAGGTGAAACATTATATAATTTCGGTTTAACACCTCAAGGTTTAGAAGTGTTTAGAACGTTATATCATAAATATCCTGATGAAAGTGAATTACTTATTTACTTCATTGAAGGATTAATGTCTGAGAATCAAACTGATGAAGCATTAGAATATTTAGCTGAAGTTGAAACATCAACTGAAAAGTTAATGCTAGAAGCTGATTTATATCAACAAATTAATATGTTGGAAGTTGCCATTGATAAGCTTCAAGAAGCGTTAGAAATTGAACCTAACGACCCAATTATTCATTTCGCTTTAGCTGAATTACTATACTTTGATGGACAATATTTACGCGCTACAACTGAGTATGAGACAGTACTAGAGACAGGCGAATACCAAGTGAATGGCGTTAATTTATTTTCAAGAATGGCCGACTGTAGTTTACAAAGTGGTAACTATACAGATTCTATTGGATTATTTGATGAAATTAGTGAAGATGAAATGAACTCTGAGGATTATTTCAAGAAGGCTATTGCTTATGAAAAGAACGATTTAACGCAAGAAGCGATAAAAATCATGAAAACATTATTGTCTAAAGATCCTGACTTTATTCAAGGTTATTTCTACTTACAATCATTATATGAAAATGAAAAGAACTACCCAGATGCGATTGAAACAGGTAAAGAAGGGCTTAGACTAAGTCAGTTCTACAAAGAGCTTATGGTGTCTACAGGTAGCTTAGAAATAGAGCATGGCGATGCGAATGAAGGTGTTGAATTATTAAAACAAGCACTTGAAGTCGACAATGCCTATCATGAACCATTGCTAATATTAAGTGATTTATACCGAAATGAAGAAGATTATGAAGCAATTATTCAACTTCTTACCTTTGTAGATGAGGAAGACTTAGACCC
Proteins encoded in this region:
- the aroB gene encoding 3-dehydroquinate synthase, with amino-acid sequence MKLETTYENNNYPIIVEHDAIEYLDSFTKDYDKVFFIIDANVYHQFSEKIDTLTKKHHAQKIIIPAGEQTKTFAQYNQTMESLLSHQLTRQTCIIALGGGATGDFAGFIAATLLRGVGFIQVPTTILAHDSSVGGKVGINSKHGKNLIGAFYRPKAVIYDLNFLETLPYNEVLSGYAEVYKHALLNGKEATQNIEAHFSSDKQLKSLDQLDYYLFKGIETKLHIVVEDEKEKGMRKFLNLGHTFGHAVEYEHKIPHGHAVMIGILYQFIVANQMLHTEYDIQHFINYLQCLNYPLEIIPKLNFEDTYQFMLLDKKNNSEGIQMVLLQDWGSPIVLHVDKTRHLKAFNQLQSYFR
- a CDS encoding tetratricopeptide repeat protein, which codes for MEDIYKLIDDINLQKLENLDSRVNEALSSNNDDALFILGETLYNFGLTPQGLEVFRTLYHKYPDESELLIYFIEGLMSENQTDEALEYLAEVETSTEKLMLEADLYQQINMLEVAIDKLQEALEIEPNDPIIHFALAELLYFDGQYLRATTEYETVLETGEYQVNGVNLFSRMADCSLQSGNYTDSIGLFDEISEDEMNSEDYFKKAIAYEKNDLTQEAIKIMKTLLSKDPDFIQGYFYLQSLYENEKNYPDAIETGKEGLRLSQFYKELMVSTGSLEIEHGDANEGVELLKQALEVDNAYHEPLLILSDLYRNEEDYEAIIQLLTFVDEEDLDPVFMWHLAYAYGHEELDKEAQHFFELAYPTLNTQSEFLSDYYFYLLEIGHKDKAKSILDKLLEIDPSNETWHDEAMRIQS
- the aroA gene encoding 3-phosphoshikimate 1-carboxyvinyltransferase, with product MTNSEVIDINGPLKGEIEVPGDKSMTHRAIMLASLATGQTTIYKPLLGEDCRRTMEIFELLGVKITEHEETIIIDSPGYQQFKTPHQVLYTGNSGTTTRLLAGLLSGLGIESILSGDVSIGKRPMDRVLKPLLQMNAHISGIEGNYTPLIIKPSIIKGIEYQMEVASAQVKSAILFASIFSEEATTVTEIDVSRNHTETMFEHFNIPIEIEGKTIRTSPHAIQHIKAQDFHVPGDISSAAFFIVAALITPGSDITIHNVGINPTRSGIIDIVELMGGNIELNNVTHDAEPTASIRVKYTPTLKPITIEGDIVPKAIDELPVVALLCTQASGTCIIKDAEELKVKETNRIDTTADMLNMLGFSLQPTNDGLIIHPSEFKASATVDSQTDHRIGMMLAVASLLSSEPLTIEQFDAVNVSFPGFLPKLKLLENEGK